tttttttaatttatatttgtatttcaaaaatacttagatttgttttaaacaatttcatttcattctttcatttcaaaatattgaaaagttaaaaatttacaatagaagaaattcaaatagaaaaaCTTACCAGATTCCCCCCTTGTGTTAGCATCAGGAACAGACGATCTTCTTCTATTACTCCAGATCCTTTCCTCCACTGATCCAGCACTGGCAGCACCACCACTTCCACCCCCGATGGAACCACAGCTCCTAACTCTGTCCAATTGTTCTCTTGAGAAGCTTTTGGGATTGAACAACAAATCTCCAGCACTTCTTCTCTTAGCTGCCATTGCCAAGGCATTAGCACTAGCACTAGCACCGACACTGTCTCCAGAACAAGCCAAAAGGCTCAATTTCGTCCTGGAATCAGCAGCCATTAGCGCTGATTCAAAGCTTCCTCTCCAAGAGAACCTCTCGTAATCACTGGCCTCTCGTTCCTCTCCCTCTTGTCCAGCGGAGGCAGCTGGATGGCTGTTGATCAACAGCAAAGGATCGTGAGATTTTGACCTGGGTAACTGCAGATGCGTCGAGGAAGGTGCATTGGTAGAGTCCGAGGTGGAATCATCGTCCTCGGTGGTAGAGGCTGAGGAGGGTGTTCTGTGATGTTGAGAATAACGCCTCCAACTGGTGGAGTGGTGCTGCACGCTTGCTGGCCCACCCTCGGAGACTTCGTGCATCAAAGCGACCAATCTGCTGCCTATGTGATGCATCACTTTAGCTATCAACGGTGGACTGCTGTGCGGCGTCGAATTGGCGTCAGAGCTAACCCCATCGCCTGCCATCTTCGTGAAACTCTGAACGAGCTTCTGATACACAAACGCGGTATCTCTCCCTAAACAGGGTGGCTGAACTCCTCCCCCACCTGGAGTTGGCACAGttttatcctctctctctttgtccaACAGATTGTCACCCGACGTAGTGTCGAATTTGCTGATAATTTGTTGACAACTCTGCGAGATCTGTTCCTGCAACGCCGATCTCCGCCCACCTGCTGCCCCTTCCAAGTCAGAACTAGTGTAATCCGAACTGTCGTACGAATCTGACCACGTGTCTTCCGAGCTAAGGTATTCCACTATTTCCCTCACTTGCTCGTCCCGAATTCCCGGCACCGTTTTCATTAATCTGGTCAATTCGTTTTCAAAATACACCAGTTGAGGCGGCTTCGTACGATTCTGCGAGCACAATCTCGCCTTGGACGCGTACCCCGTTAACCTGGGGCTGGGCGCTGGCGAAGCAGCGCTCGAATTTGCATTCCCATTTTGATTCTGCCCGTTCGAATTGGCCACCATGGTTTTGAAGAACTGTCTCATCTTGGACATCATCAAGTTCGTCTCCTCGTCGCTCGACCAATTGTTGAAGCTGTCCTTCCTCGACAGGGAAGCGTTCGGCAAGTGAGGCAACGCGTGGCTCAAATGATGATCCACTTTGATCACTTTCTCCATCCCTCCAGAGTTACCCTCGTTGGAAATTTGACCCGCGTCCTCACCGttctccctctcctcgccGTTGGACCGATCTTTCCCACCCTCTTGGCCGATCTCGGAACCAGCAGGTTGGCCATCCTCTGGCAACTTCTGATGTTGAAGAAGATCGTCGCAACTGCCCACGAATCCCGAATCCCTCGACTGCTGCTTCGACCTTTGATTGTAGTTCAAAGATTCTGGCGAGCTGATCTGCACGTTCCTGGAAGAATCGGCGAGCGAGGTTGACGTTAGAGTGTTGTTCGCGGTCgacggggaggaggaagaggacaAAACGCATTCCGGTTGAGGGGTTCTCGCCCTGTCTTCCGAGTCCTCCGAGTTAACAGCTTCCCCGTCGTTCTCCATCACTACCTCTCCAACCAACGCCATTTCTCGGTTAGGCTCCGGGGTTTTGTTCCTATCGTCCGGGACGCGGGGGCTCTGCGTGCCCAGATTTCTaggcttcttcttcttccgtttCACGGTGTCAAATTGTCCATCCGTCCCAAACGCCGCCGTTTGACCGCCGTCGTCCGCCCCATCCGTTTCCGTGGACGAGCCTTCCGATTGCGTCTCTTGGGAATCCTGGTTCAAACTCAAGTCTTGAAGAGAGTTCTGCGAGCTCAGGTTCTGCGAGCTCTGAGAGGCGAGGGCGAGCAGGTTGTCCAGGGAGGAGCTGTGCGACCTGCCTGTGCCCCTCGCTCGGACCagcttcttcctcctctgcGCCTCGGGACTCGGCCTCCCTTCGGAATCGCTCCCCACGGAGCCGTCCGAATCCCTCCTGTCCTGGTCGAAGCCTAGAAACTCGGACAAAAAGTATTTCTCCAGTCTGGACGAATTCAAAAACCCATCCCCGGGATCCCCCCTGGACGACCTCTCCTGGCTCTGGCCCTGGCCCCCTCCCGGCGCCTCGTCCTGTCCAAGCGACTCCAAACCCTCCGAGTAGATGGACGAAGTCTCCGACAGGCTGTCCACCTCGCGCGAGCCCATGCTCGAGTTGTTCCCGTCGCCGCCGAGGCCGAAGAAGAAGTACTTCTCCAGCTCGGAGGCGGACGGCGGCCTCTGCTTCTTGGACGGGGTGCCGGCGGCCAGGCTCGGCTCCGCCTCGCTCTCCTCGCAAGACTCCTCCACTATGGTGTGCAAGGTGAAGTCTATGGCCTGTCTGTGATAGCCGCGAAGCTCCTCTTCCCTGTCCCCGAGGTTGTTCGCCTCGTCCTCGGAGCTCTCCTCGGTGGCGGTCGTCGCACCGGGCTCGTCCTCGTCGTGAGAGACCTCCTCCACCCACGAGTCATCGTCGGCCAACCCTTCCTCCAGGATCACCACCCCACCACCCGGAGAATTCTCGTCACTGGACTGGGAGGAGACACGTGTCCTCGCACCGTGCTCGTTGTTCGCCAAACGTTGCTCCTCGTGGCTCTCCGCCTGCCTTCCGTTGATCTTCGTCGAATTTTTCACCGAGACATCGTCGCTCTCACTAGCACTGCCGACACTCAACCCGCTGTCCACCTCCGTCTCGGAATGATTCGCGGCTACGCTGGGTAAACGCTTCACCATCAACGGTTTCCTCGGCCCCTGGCCGTTCTTGCGATGCGGCTGCTCCGAGACGGCCTCCAACGCCAGCTGGAAGTAGCCAGCCAGGCCCTGGCCGGCCTGGCGCACTTCATCCGGCTGCAGCAACGTTGTCGTGTCCGAGGTGATCACGCTCACGGGTTGGTAAGACGCTTCCTGGGTGATCATCACGAGGCTTCTGTACTTGTTGTTTGCCGTAGCTGGCGAGCACTGATGAGCGGGGCCGTTGTCTCTGATGTTGAGCGAATCCTTGGTCGAAGCGGGGGATCCATTCTCCTTTCCAATGGACGGGCGTCGCTCGACTGAGAGAAACCGTGTCGAAACCCCTTCTATCCCCTCCTCCGCGCCGCcacaaccaccaccaccaccatcaccactACCACCTTCACCACCTCCACCTCCAACTTCTCCTACCACCTGACACTCGCCTCTCACCGTGCTGTCATGCGCATTGCCCGCTTTACCTGCGTTCAACGTCTCTTCCTCCATCTTGTCCCCCGCCGTTGTTTCGATTCTCTTCGACTGTGACGCGCTCTCGTCTCCCGTCGTCGCGCCATCTTCGGCCTCGCGTCTCGATCCGTCATCCTCCGCGTTATCGATGGCATCGATAATCTCCAACGGAGATTGCTGCTCAACCTCGAATCGCGACAACAATTGCTCCCTCCATCTCGCGCCGTTCGATTCCTCGCAACTCTTGTCGCTGCTGCCTTCGTGCCGTTCACGCGACCACGACGACCTCTCTTCGTTACTTTTGTTCAATCGCGACAGTAAATCGTCGTTGCGCTCGAAAAAGTTTGAGGTTACCTCGTACTCGTGAAGCTCGTCGCTGCTTATCTCGCTGCCCGTGGTGTTTGTTTCGTTGCTTGTGAAACTGTCGCATCCTAAAGAATGTTCCGTTGTCATCTTAGAATTACCgattatcgtttcgaaattaatacgatcttctctctcctcgttCACAATTTCTTGCGCGGATACTTCCAACGAGTCTGGAATTATGTTAGAGTCCCAGGTATCGGTGGATGACAATTGCGTTTGATTGTCCAAATTATTCTCATCGTTGGACTCTGTCGTCTCGATTTTTAGGTTATTTTCCACAACATTCGGGTTATCGAGTATAACAGGTTCTATGCTGTCGGGATCCAAACTCTTTATAGACTTTAACTCGATCTGACTCTCCGAACAATCGTTGTCGCTGGCTATGTACATCTCCTCGGGCATCTCTCGTTGCTGCAACGACAAAGAAATCCTCTTATCGTTCGCCTCTAAATTATGCTTCCTGCCTCGGGATCTACGTTTCTCGTTAACGTTTCCCTCTCGTGCAGACTTATCGTTCATCTCCAAGCTGTCATCCTTTCGcctcttctcctcccctccatTCTCAAAATTCGCGTCCTCGTTGAAGAATCTAACGTACTGGAGGACCACGGGCTCTTCGTCGGGGAGAGCCGTCACTCTCTTCAAAGTGATCCCGTCCTCGGCGGCGGAATCAgagtcctcgtcctcgtctcCGTTGTCCTCGATGTCGTTGTCGCTCGTGAGCGAATCGTCGTTCACGACGAACACCCTGGAGAACCTGTGGGACGAGGAATCGTCCTCCAAGTCGCTGCTGTCCGCCGAGGAACGGCCGGAGGAGCTGCCAGAATCCTCGTACATCCTCTGCCCTTGCCTTCTGTTCTCGAAAGCCACGGAATCTTGACAGGTAGGCGGTGGTTCCTCGtcctccttcccttcctccgcCTCATCGTCATCGCTTCCCATCTTCTTCGACTCGTCCAACTTATCCTTGTTTATCGCCTGTACATCGGTGGACAATTGGTCGACGACTTTCAACGACTCAACGTTAGAAACGTCCAGCAAAGCGGCCTCCTGCCTCCTCGTCCCCTTCGCGTTCCCAGCATCGTCGTCGTTCTCGTCTCGATCGACGCGCAGGTTGGTCATTCGTTGACGGAGTTGTTCGGTGGTCGGTATGGAGGACGGCTCGATGGTCGAGTACAGGACTTGGTCGGGCGCGAAGGAGCCAAGGGTAGCAGGGTCGAAGACGTTGGTCAACCTTGGATCGAGTCTGGAACCGTGCAATGGTTGGTTGAATCGTGGATGCCAGGCGAACCAGGGCGCAGCTGGGTCGCCTCTCAACCTCAGTGTTCCTGGCTCTGAGTGGGCATCCCCGCTGCGACTTATCATGGAGGATGCGGCTGCTGCAAAGTCGCTGGTCCACAGAGATGCCGGAACTGGGACCGGATACGGGACTGGAACTGGAATTGGTACCGGCACTGGTAACACGTTCGCTCCCCGGGAACCTCCACAGGCCTGGAAAGGGGAATGATGAGAAGTTAGAattgaatattagaatattactaGGTTTTTGTTGAGACAAACAGTTTCAATTAGTGGTAAAGTATTTAAATGTAGAACAACAATTCAACAAATGTTGAATTGAAACAtcatcttaataaattattatggaaGATTTTTGTAAAGTTTCTTGAAacattatcttaataaattattgtagaaGATTTTTGTGaagtttcttgattttttttttatttgtgaaaataagataaatgtgataaatgtttaaacagaaataaacagtttcaattaatagtaaagtattatatatataaatgtagaaTAGGTGTTGAATTGAAACAtcatcttaataaattattattatggaagatttttgtaaagtttcttgatattttttttatttgtgaaaataagataaatgtgataaatgtaaaacaagttttgaattgaaatattatcttaataaattattatggaaGATTTTTGTGaagtttcttgatttttttttttatttgtgaaaataagataaatgtgataaatgtaaaacaagttttgaatttaaatattatcttaataaattattatggaaGATTTTTGTGaagtttcttgatttttttttttatttgtgaaaataaaataaatgtgataaatatttaaatgtggaaataaacaatttcaattaataatagtaatgtttaaaatgtgtaaaatatttacatgtaatatttacacattatttactactattaattgaaattgtcatataatatttacattctaCATGTAATATTTACATGTAGAACAGGTgttgaattgaaatatcatcttaataaattattatgaaagatttttgtgaagtttcttgattttttatttgtgaaaataaaataaatgtgataAATAGAACAGATgttgaattgaaatatcactttaataaattattttggaagatttttgtaaagtttcttgaaacattttcttgaaacattattttaataaattattatggaagattttttaaagtttcttgatttttttatttatgaaaataaaataaatgtgataAATGTTGAACAAATGTTGAATTGAaacatcattttaataaattattatggaagatttttgtaaagtttcttgatctttttatttgtgaaaataagataaatgtttaaatatggaaatatttataaatttggcaAGAGTATCTTGATATTATTGTCTTTTTATTACAACaagtaattcaattcaattttattttcaaaagttatAACATAATGTGTAATTGTATAAATGATCAGTGTGTGATCAGTAGTGATTCAtttgcaagaaaaatattaaatttttacaatgatgataaaaattacgtaatatatatagatacagaTTACAGCGTGATATTGATAAGAGATAGACAAGAAAATGCaagagaaatttataagattatttgatataaaatttaagaaatgatttgtaataaatcCAAAAACTTTTACATTTCAATCTTTCCTAAATTTTGGACATCTGTAGTagtataaatactttatttaattatcacactgtttttctattttcttttttccccaaaGTAGTTTCATTTGCTATTTAAATTGTGTTAAaagttcatttaaattaaaatttttccatgcaattttaattagataataatatcaatgaatCAACTTATTTGTTAAGACATGAAATCACAtccaagataataatttaaatattaatttaaaaattcgagcaatttaaaacaattaaaattttttgatatttacaattacacGCTTTAATccttaatcaattttcaataaaaaactctctcaaaaaataaaatccaaatctaaaaatctttcatGCAATTTTCTTCACCTTAATACGATGatagagataataaatatcgtcATCCACTATCCAAGCTAcctaaaaaattcattatcaatctttgaatcataatttttcaatcaacaaCTAATCTCTCTTAAACTCAACTCATTTGTGAcaaacaaaatcaaaaaaagtgtctcaaaaatttaaagatgatttctcaaactaaaataaaattcacaataCTTTCCaaacttcttaaaaaaaaaagaaaaaaaaatcttccacGCAAATTTCAATCACCTTGCAACGACGAAATTGATAATAGATTCTTTCATCCAACATCCAAGCTTCCTAAAAAATGCATTGTCGAATCAATTGAATCCGGGATGTTTTTAATCAACAGAATCGGTCAGATGTCGAACTCACCTGGCAAGCGGTGGACCCGCGTCCAGGGCAACAGCTCCAATCCTGGGGACCCGCGCTCGTCTCCGTGCCAACGTTGCTCGTGCTTATGGCAACCGGAACTCCGGCGGGCAGCGGGAGGGACC
The window above is part of the Apis mellifera strain DH4 linkage group LG11, Amel_HAv3.1, whole genome shotgun sequence genome. Proteins encoded here:
- the LOC408337 gene encoding uncharacterized protein LOC408337 isoform X2 produces the protein MSLARCVNDKERRLVASPVASLFGSRPKAAARSRRLKADLQYLRRRGLLKASGELSYQGRKCTRCGAPFGRFYNTGAPCTRCRHRVCRQCRIEVRSPTDNKEVEWICNVCYKIAELHVVTEKWTFENSVCKGSINGKAASPVELLKHSIRRAWTINGPPTRWSAARKSAEFRVYRSLPSRHQEYREIIARSEIVKPGDVETSNNAKEPVIDEATLHTDDDDRNDPAKGDPAQCKDAIITKSESISVQEKFTPRVETNERTNPKRGGEGRSCNKQEEEVASLDAVKTKRNERSLLANGNKTKIEEQEQEVGGSQEQCTPRISLIKPPRILSKFISPEIKSGTIKHGERKSNIPIFKRSCKEFEDIRSPQESPKRSLIPQRYRGSTDDLRRSREDISLPSLIPKLLSPRVKEDRLKRQDSKDDIRCSSKSIRKETKEETRGSGVQSTGKEDSKYVIRLFRRDNSREDVGRDSLNSNANSSAIAAKGKQGGKEEKQERTEEQRVGVSTTSKSKSTVHEQGKAKAREGSKESLDGKRNDEEGPCASQHERVKVEAKEQTMLDVVVNDEKKLVEEQEGVKKGDKEEILGCTEARKEGESMVEEAEVFENDKNKDSMKEISESLIENSEPDCNAFGTFERKDIGIHGRRSDDFQVVRRKFSKEEFSNPDDTDDTPNKRCSSHLSPEASPLSTRSSRYSPRESESEPTPALPRKTGDSCSASQRIRDAITRTRRESNSSTRYESSGSESVRLSETGLHGYVELARKVKFFGGNGSGTIPLTIGSDEVVQRDSATSAGEDDPHDDNHGRTGPVSSQGRSMLRRRRQFDAQGSRRRGRSHARTCCAEELQGFQTLHVIGRDGRQHSPTGSGQQEQPLVDYRRLVFISSDSSSGREEDDADSSCSSSSFLNGLPRAGSRTQSLEDCDWDYFESGSLPLPAGVPVAISTSNVGTETSAGPQDWSCCPGRGSTACQEAWMLDERIYYQFRRCKVAWIVDDDIYYLYHRIKACGGSRGANVLPVPVPIPVPVPYPVPVPASLWTSDFAAAASSMISRSGDAHSEPGTLRLRGDPAAPWFAWHPRFNQPLHGSRLDPRLTNVFDPATLGSFAPDQVLYSTIEPSSIPTTEQLRQRMTNLRVDRDENDDDAGNAKGTRRQEAALLDVSNVESLKVVDQLSTDVQAINKDKLDESKKMGSDDDEAEEGKEDEEPPPTCQDSVAFENRRQGQRMYEDSGSSSGRSSADSSDLEDDSSSHRFSRVFVVNDDSLTSDNDIEDNGDEDEDSDSAAEDGITLKRVTALPDEEPVVLQYVRFFNEDANFENGGEEKRRKDDSLEMNDKSAREGNVNEKRRSRGRKHNLEANDKRISLSLQQREMPEEMYIASDNDCSESQIELKSIKSLDPDSIEPVILDNPNVVENNLKIETTESNDENNLDNQTQLSSTDTWDSNIIPDSLEVSAQEIVNEEREDRINFETIIGNSKMTTEHSLGCDSFTSNETNTTGSEISSDELHEYEVTSNFFERNDDLLSRLNKSNEERSSWSRERHEGSSDKSCEESNGARWREQLLSRFEVEQQSPLEIIDAIDNAEDDGSRREAEDGATTGDESASQSKRIETTAGDKMEEETLNAGKAGNAHDSTVRGECQVVGEVGGGGGEGGSGDGGGGGCGGAEEGIEGVSTRFLSVERRPSIGKENGSPASTKDSLNIRDNGPAHQCSPATANNKYRSLVMITQEASYQPVSVITSDTTTLLQPDEVRQAGQGLAGYFQLALEAVSEQPHRKNGQGPRKPLMVKRLPSVAANHSETEVDSGLSVGSASESDDVSVKNSTKINGRQAESHEEQRLANNEHGARTRVSSQSSDENSPGGGVVILEEGLADDDSWVEEVSHDEDEPGATTATEESSEDEANNLGDREEELRGYHRQAIDFTLHTIVEESCEESEAEPSLAAGTPSKKQRPPSASELEKYFFFGLGGDGNNSSMGSREVDSLSETSSIYSEGLESLGQDEAPGGGQGQSQERSSRGDPGDGFLNSSRLEKYFLSEFLGFDQDRRDSDGSVGSDSEGRPSPEAQRRKKLVRARGTGRSHSSSLDNLLALASQSSQNLSSQNSLQDLSLNQDSQETQSEGSSTETDGADDGGQTAAFGTDGQFDTVKRKKKKPRNLGTQSPRVPDDRNKTPEPNREMALVGEVVMENDGEAVNSEDSEDRARTPQPECVLSSSSSPSTANNTLTSTSLADSSRNVQISSPESLNYNQRSKQQSRDSGFVGSCDDLLQHQKLPEDGQPAGSEIGQEGGKDRSNGEERENGEDAGQISNEGNSGGMEKVIKVDHHLSHALPHLPNASLSRKDSFNNWSSDEETNLMMSKMRQFFKTMVANSNGQNQNGNANSSAASPAPSPRLTGYASKARLCSQNRTKPPQLVYFENELTRLMKTVPGIRDEQVREIVEYLSSEDTWSDSYDSSDYTSSDLEGAAGGRRSALQEQISQSCQQIISKFDTTSGDNLLDKEREDKTVPTPGGGGVQPPCLGRDTAFVYQKLVQSFTKMAGDGVSSDANSTPHSSPPLIAKVMHHIGSRLVALMHEVSEGGPASVQHHSTSWRRYSQHHRTPSSASTTEDDDSTSDSTNAPSSTHLQLPRSKSHDPLLLINSHPAASAGQEGEEREASDYERFSWRGSFESALMAADSRTKLSLLACSGDSVGASASANALAMAAKRRSAGDLLFNPKSFSREQLDRVRSCGSIGGGSGGAASAGSVEERIWSNRRRSSVPDANTRGESGDEDTEDELEYSGESRATTLPRGMQSAITAATNSLPRLPASTAPSGLTTTSSTTPSTTMHKAHSVYHFLPQHSGVKSARYRPPGFARNSNVPGVLGGPKRAVSAPGLQVSGSQSSNGKRDNSRSRRQQTMSLTPDDGSSLSEACSTPIIGAGSRAGSSHTVIDVDDMDSGLHSGHLATRASLSSLGARSDSMASVYSGAGEGRCCRSVVVTGEVEFALQYDYKHLTFEVHVTKCKNLAPVDVKRKRSDPYCQFVGAFNTYVKVYLLPDKSKSGKRKTKVKKHTLNPEFNETLKFHMSLSGLETRTLWLTVWHSDMFGRNDFLGEVRMPLENKIFDDPTPKWYPLQERTEPFDDPVAYKGEVIVGLKFVPPDPTQQERDREAGSERSTSKSKKNMSRGALHVLVKEARNLQTRAKNSGTCDPFCKSYLLPDKGRSGKQKTGVVRRSGGSPVWGHTFIYKDVSLQELAERGLELTVWDHDRIASNEFLGGVRFNLGTGKHYGKPVDWMDATGRELSLWQSMLERPNFWVEGAVTLRPNLHNHGKNSNT
- the LOC408337 gene encoding uncharacterized protein LOC408337 isoform X9 → MSLARCVNDKERRLVASPVASLFGSRPKAAARSRRLKADLQYLRRRGLLKASGELSYQGRKCTRCGAPFGRFYNTGAPCTRCRHRVCRQCRIEVRSPTDNKEVEWICNVCYKIAELHVVTEKWTFENSVCKGSINGKAASPVELLKHSIRRAWTINGPPTRWSAARKSAEFRVYRSLPSRHQEYREIIARSEIVKPGDVETSNNAKEPVIDEATLHTDDDDRNDPAKGDPAQCKDAIITKSESISVQEKFTPRVETNERTNPKRGGEGRSCNKQEEEVASLDAVKTKRNERSLLANGNKTKIEEQEQEVGGSQEQCTPRISLIKPPRILSKFISPEIKSGTIKHGERKSNIPIFKRSCKEFEDIRSPQESPKRSLIPQRYRGSTDDLRRSREDISLPSLIPKLLSPRVKEDRLKRQDSKDDIRCSSKSIRKETKEETRGSGVQSTGKEDSKYVIRLFRRDNSREDVGRDSLNSNANSSAIAAKGKQGGKEEKQERTEEQRVGVSTTSKSKSTVHEQGKAKAREGSKESLDGKRNDEEGPCASQHERVKVEAKEQTMLDVVVNDEKKLVEEQEGVKKGDKEEILGCTEARKEGESMVEEAEVFENDKNKDSMKEISESLIENSEPDCNAFGTFERKDIGIHGRRSDDFQVVRRKFSKEEFSNPDDTDDTPNKRCSSHLSPEASPLSTRSSRYSPRESESEPTPALPRKTGDSCSASQRIRDAITRTRRESNSSTRYESSGSESVRLSETGLHGYVELARKVKFFGGNGSGTIPLTIGSDEVVQRDSATSAGEDDPHDDNHGRTGPVSSQGRSMLRRRRQFDAQGSRRRGRSHARTCCAEELQGFQTLHVIGRDGRQHSPTGSGQQEQPLVDYRRLVFISSDSSSGREEDDADSSCSSSSFLNGLPRAGSRTQSLEDCDWDYFESGSLPLPAGVPVAISTSNVGTETSAGPQDWSCCPGRGSTACQEAWMLDERIYYQFRRCKVAWIVDDDIYYLYHRIKACGGSRGANVLPVPVPIPVPVPYPVPVPASLWTSDFAAAASSMISRSGDAHSEPGTLRLRGDPAAPWFAWHPRFNQPLHGSRLDPRLTNVFDPATLGSFAPDQVLYSTIEPSSIPTTEQLRQRMTNLRVDRDENDDDAGNAKGTRRQEAALLDVSNVESLKVVDQLSTDVQAINKDKLDESKKMGSDDDEAEEGKEDEEPPPTCQDSVAFENRRQGQRMYEDSGSSSGRSSADSSDLEDDSSSHRFSRVFVVNDDSLTSDNDIEDNGDEDEDSDSAAEDGITLKRVTALPDEEPVVLQYVRFFNEDANFENGGEEKRRKDDSLEMNDKSAREGNVNEKRRSRGRKHNLEANDKRISLSLQQREMPEEMYIASDNDCSESQIELKSIKSLDPDSIEPVILDNPNVVENNLKIETTESNDENNLDNQTQLSSTDTWDSNIIPDSLEVSAQEIVNEEREDRINFETIIGNSKMTTEHSLGCDSFTSNETNTTGSEISSDELHEYEVTSNFFERNDDLLSRLNKSNEERSSWSRERHEGSSDKSCEESNGARWREQLLSRFEVEQQSPLEIIDAIDNAEDDGSRREAEDGATTGDESASQSKRIETTAGDKMEEETLNAGKAGNAHDSTVRGECQVVGEVGGGGGEGGSGDGGGGGCGGAEEGIEGVSTRFLSVERRPSIGKENGSPASTKDSLNIRDNGPAHQCSPATANNKYRSLVMITQEASYQPVSVITSDTTTLLQPDEVRQAGQGLAGYFQLALEAVSEQPHRKNGQGPRKPLMVKRLPSVAANHSETEVDSGLSVGSASESDDVSVKNSTKINGRQAESHEEQRLANNEHGARTRVSSQSSDENSPGGGVVILEEGLADDDSWVEEVSHDEDEPGATTATEESSEDEANNLGDREEELRGYHRQAIDFTLHTIVEESCEESEAEPSLAAGTPSKKQRPPSASELEKYFFFGLGGDGNNSSMGSREVDSLSETSSIYSEGLESLGQDEAPGGGQGQSQERSSRGDPGDGFLNSSRLEKYFLSEFLGFDQDRRDSDGSVGSDSEGRPSPEAQRRKKLVRARGTGRSHSSSLDNLLALASQSSQNLSSQNSLQDLSLNQDSQETQSEGSSTETDGADDGGQTAAFGTDGQFDTVKRKKKKPRNLGTQSPRVPDDRNKTPEPNREMALVGEVVMENDGEAVNSEDSEDRARTPQPECVLSSSSSPSTANNTLTSTSLADSSRNVQISSPESLNYNQRSKQQSRDSGFVGSCDDLLQHQKLPEDGQPAGSEIGQEGGKDRSNGEERENGEDAGQISNEGNSGGMEKVIKVDHHLSHALPHLPNASLSRKDSFNNWSSDEETNLMMSKMRQFFKTMVANSNGQNQNGNANSSAASPAPSPRLTGYASKARLCSQNRTKPPQLVYFENELTRLMKTVPGIRDEQVREIVEYLSSEDTWSDSYDSSDYTSSDLEGAAGGRRSALQEQISQSCQQIISKFDTTSGDNLLDKEREDKTVPTPGGGGVQPPCLGRDTAFVYQKLVQSFTKMAGDGVSSDANSTPHSSPPLIAKVMHHIGSRLVALMHEVSEGGPASVQHHSTSWRRYSQHHRTPSSASTTEDDDSTSDSTNAPSSTHLQLPRSKSHDPLLLINSHPAASAGQEGEEREASDYERFSWRGSFESALMAADSRTKLSLLACSGDSVGASASANALAMAAKRRSAGDLLFNPKSFSREQLDRVRSCGSIGGGSGGAASAGSVEERIWSNRRRSSVPDANTRGESDTSTGDEDTEDELEYSGESRATTLPRGMQSAITAATNSLPRLPASTAPSGLTTTSSTTPSTTMHKAHSVYHFLPQHSGVKSARYRPPGFARNSNVPGVLGGPKRAVSAPGLQVSGSQSSNGKRDNSRSRRQQTMSLTPDDGSSLSEACSTPIIGAGSRAGSSHTVIDVDDMDSGLHSGHLATRASLSSLGARSDSMASVYSGAGEGRCCRSVVVTGEVEFALQYDYKHLTFEVHVTKCKNLAPVDVKRKRSDPYVKVYLLPDKSKSGKRKTKVKKHTLNPEFNETLKTEPFDDPVAYKGEVIVGLKFVPPDPTQQERDREAGSERSTSKSKKNMSRGALHVLVKEARNLQTRAKNSGTCDPFCKSYLLPDKGRSGKQKTGVVRRSGGSPVWGHTFIYKDVSLQELAERGLELTVWDHDRIASNEFLGGVRFNLGTGKHYGKPVDWMDATGRELSLWQSMLERPNFWVEGAVTLRPNLHNHGKNSNT